A genomic segment from Glycine soja cultivar W05 chromosome 18, ASM419377v2, whole genome shotgun sequence encodes:
- the LOC114394971 gene encoding heat shock cognate 70 kDa protein 2-like encodes MATNENTPVIGIDLGTTYSCVAVWQHDRVVIITNDQGNRTTPSCVAFKNTQRMIGDAAINQAAANPTNTVFGAKRLIGRRFSNPEVQSDMKQWPFKVIADVNDKPMIAVNYNCEERHFSAEEISSMVLEKMRAIAESFLGSTVKNAVITVPAYFNDSQRQATKDAGAIAGLNVLRIINEPTAAAIAYRLERKNCNNERRNVFVFDLGGGTLDVSLLVFEKDYIRVKATSGDTHLGGEDFDNNMVTYCVKEFQRKNKKDISGNERALRRLRTACEKAKRILSSTVMTTIEVDSLYDGIDFHSSISRAKFEELNMDYLNKCMEFVEKCLIDAKMDKSSVHDVVLAGGSTRIPKLQQLLSDFFDGKDLCKCINADEAVAYGAAVHASMLNGESSEKVQNTLPREVTPLSLGLQKEGGIMKVIIPRNTSIPTKMEDVFTTHLDNQINILIHVYEGERQRTRDNNLLGKFVLEIPPVPRGVPQIIVCFEVDDEGILHVSAKENSLGITKKVTIINDKGRLSEEEIKRMISEAERYKAEDEMYRKKVEARYALEKYAYNIRNAIKHKGISLKLSPEDKEKINDAVDRALEWLEVSVDAEKEDVDNFRGNLSSVFDTIMVKMIKGEDNGAPPGAVASSGSKSGKNRWLSILAKFGLQAVYSAVTGDIIGFVSVIVYCLAN; translated from the exons ATGGCAACAAATGAGAACACACCGGTGATAGGGATCGATCTAGGCACGACATACTCGTGCGTTGCAGTGTGGCAACACGACCGTGTGGTGATCATCACGAACGACCAAGGGAACAGAACAACACCCTCTTGTGTTGCCTTCAAAAACACCCAAAGGATGATCGGTGATGCTGCTATAAATCAAGCTGCTGCCAATCCAACCAATACTGTCTTTG GTGCTAAGCGGCTAATTGGTAGGAGATTTAGTAATCCAGAGGTTCAAAGTGATATGAAGCAATGGCCATTCAAAGTCATTGCTGATGTTAATGACAAACCAATGATCGCTGTTAATTACAATTGTGAGGAAAGGCACTTTTCTGCAGAAGAAATTTCGTCCATGGTTTTGGAAAAAATGCGAGCGATTGCAGAGTCATTCCTTGGATCAACAGTGAAGAATGCTGTTATCACTGTGCCAGCTTACTTCAATGACTCTCAGCGACAAGCTACCAAAGATGCTGGTGCCATTGCTGGCCTCAATGTTTTGAGAATCATCAATGAGCCAACTGCTGCGGCAATTGCATATCGGCttgaaaggaaaaattgtaATAATGAAAGAAggaatgtttttgtgtttgatcTTGGTGGTGGTACTTTGGATGTGTCTCTTCTTGTTTTTGAGAAGGATTATATCCGAGTTAAGGCAACATCTGGAGACACTCACCTCGGAGGAGAGGACTTCGATAACAATATGGTGACTTACTGTGTGAAAGAGTTTcagagaaagaataaaaaggaCATTAGTGGAAACGAAAGAGCCCTTAGGAGGTTGAGGACTGCTTGTGAGAAAGCAAAGAGAATACTTTCATCCACTGTAATGACCACCATTGAGGTAGACTCTTTGTATGATGGTATTGATTTCCACTCATCAATAAGTCGCGCAAAGTTTGAGGAACTCAACATGGACTACCTTAACAAGTGTATGGAGTTTGTAGAGAAGTGTCTGATAGATGCTAAGATGGACAAGAGTAGTGTTCATGATGTTGTCCTCGCAGGTGGATCTACTAGGATTCCCAAATTGCAGCAACTATTAAGTGACTTCTTTGATGGGAAGGATCTCTGCAAATGCATCAATGCTGATGAGGCCGTTGCATATGGTGCTGCTGTCCATGCTTCTATGCTTAATGGTGAGTCCAGTGAGAAGGTTCAAAACACTTTACCGAGGGAAGTCACTCCTCTTTCCCTTGGGTTGCAAAAAGAAGGAGGTATCATGAAAGTAATCATTCCTAGGAATACTAGCATTCCTACAAAGATGGAAGATGTATTCACAACACATTTGGATAACCAAATCAATATCTTGATTCATGTTTATGAGGGTGAGAGGCAAAGAACTAGAGACAACAACTTGTTGGGCAAGTTTGTGCTAGAAATTCCTCCAGTTCCGCGTGGTGTTCCTCAAATAATCGTTTGCTTTGAAGTTGATGATGAGGGTATCTTGCACGTCTCTGCCAAGGAGAATTCCTTGGGAATAACCAAGAAGGTGACCATAATAAATGACAAAGGAAGGCTTTCtgaggaagaaattaagaggaTGATATCAGAAGCAGAGAGGTACAAAGCTGAAGATGAGATGTATAGGAAGAAGGTAGAAGCAAGGTATGCATTGGAGAAGTACGCATACAACATAAGGAATGCTATAAAGCATAAGGGGATTAGTTTGAAGCTTTCTCCGGAAGACAAGGAAAAGATCAATGATGCAGTTGATCGTGCCTTAGAATGGCTTGAGGTCAGTGTGGATGCTGAAAAAGAAGATGTTGACAATTTCCGGGGCAATCTTTCTAGCGTTTTTGATACAATCATGGTTAAAATGATAAAGGGTGAGGATAATGGTGCGCCTCCAGGTGCTGTTGCTAGCTCTGGTAGCAAAAGTGGGAAGAATCGCTGGTTATCAATATTGGCAAAATTTGGTCTCCAGGCAGTGTATTCAGCTGTTACAGGTGATATCATTGGATTTGTTTCCGTGATTGTTTACTGTTTGGCAAATTAg